Genomic DNA from Acidobacteriota bacterium:
CGCGTAAGCGTCTTTCAAATTGACCCGCCCGGCACGCGCTGATTTGACCTCGGTGCCGGTCAACTGAATGCCCGTCTCGTAGGTTTCCAGGATGAAATAGTTGTGATAGGCCTCTTTGTTGGTGGCGATTGCTTTGATTGCCTGTGTCTTGTCTGTCATTCAATGCAACTCTTCCTAGAATGAGGAAGAAGAGATTACAGAACAGACAGAAATAACGGAACACACAGAACCTCATAGCCAAGCTGCTCTCCGTCTGTTCGGTTATTTCCGTCTGTTCCGTAATCTCTCTTTCATTCGTTACGTTATGTTTCGGCTTTGAGTGGGCGCTCCATCAATTCCAGTTCCAATTCGCGCGGCGTCTTACCTTCATACAACATTTGATAAACGCCTGTGGTAATCGGCATCTCGACGTTTAGCCGCTGGGCCAACAAATAGGCCGCTTGTGCTGTCTTGACGCCTTCGGCGACTGCGCGTGTCTCACTCAAAATTTCAGTCAGTGTGCGCCCGCGTCCCAATTCAAACCCGACGCGGCGGTTGCGCGACAATTGGCCGAAGCAGGTCAGCACCAAATCGCCCAAGCCCGCCAAGCCCGCCAGTGTTTCAGACCGTCCACCCATTGCCACGGCCAGCCGCGTCATTTCGGCCAGCCCTCGCGTCACCAGCGCCGCCGCGCTATTGTAGCCCAGCCCCAGCCCATTCACCGCGCCGGTGGCAAGCGCCATGACATTTTTGAGCGCGCCGCCCAGCTCAACGCCAATCACATCATCGTTGGTGTAAACGCGAAAGCGCGGCGCGGCAAAGGCTGCTTGCACGGCGGCGGCGGCGGCGCTTTCACGCGCAGCCGCGACGATGGCGCACGGTTCATCGCGCGCGACTTCGTGGGCGAAGCTCGGCCCCGACAGCATGACGTAACGCGGCGCAAAGCGCGGTTGCAACGTCGCGCTCACAACTTCTTCCATCCGCTGTTGCGTTTCAATCTCAAGGCCCTTGGTGGCATTGGCAAAGATCATGTGCGGCTGGGCGTGCGGCGCGAGTTGCGTATAGACCGCGCGGCAGACGTGCGACGGCACGACCGTCACGACGATTTCCGCTCCGTGCAAAGCCGCGTCCAATTCGGCCACGGGTTCGATCTTGTTTGGCAGCACGAAGCCGGGCAAGTAAACGGTGTTTTCACGATGATGATGTAGCGCTTCGACAACTTCGCGGCTGTGCGCCCAGAGCTTGACCACCTGGCCCGCGCGCGCGGCGACCAGGGCCAGCGCGGTGCCCCAACTGCCTGCTCCGATGATGGCGACGTTTTTCATTGCTCAGCCCACCCTTGTCGAATGACGGCAGGTTAGAACACACAACGGCGGTGCGACAAGCTGAACGCTCGCCGCACCGCCGTTGTGTGTTGTTTATTCAGTTTGAAACCGGACTAGAACTTCAGCTTCAACGCGAACTGAATCACACGCGCCGCTTCCCCCGTCTGAATGATCGTTTGGGTAGTCGGCGGAGCGACCGACGCGCAGCACGTCTGACCGAACGTCGTCGCCAGAATGCTCGGCGAACCGGTTGAGGCGTCACGCGGGTTGTCGAAGTTCGTGTGGTTGAGCGCGTTGAACAGCTCCGCGCGGAAATCGAGCTTGAAGCGCTCGGTCAACTGGAACGCTTTGTTAATGCCCAGATCAACGTTCCAATAGCCCGGCGAGATAAAGATGTTGCGGCCTGAGCCGTCCGCGCCTGCGGCGGGAATGGCAAAGGCGCTGGCGTCGGCAAAGACCACCGGGCCGGCAACACCGGCTTTATCTTGCAACTTCGCTTCAACCGGCTTGATAACCAAAGCGCGTGAGTCGTGCGAGTTGTCCAAGGTTCTGACATTGCTGCGCACGGAGAACGGTTCGCCCGACATCTTGGTGTAGATGCCGTTCAGGCTCCAGCCGCCCACGATCATATTGGCAACCCCGTTATGCGGATCGAGCCATTTGCCCTTGCCAAACGGCGCTTCCCAGACGCCATTGACCGTCAGCACGTGCGTCCGGTCGAAGTCGGAACGTGCCCGCTCGTTGCGCCAGTCACGAATGGTGGTCGGCGCGCGTGAACTGGTCGTGGACAAGCCGCCGCCCGAAGACGCGCCCACCGGATCAAACGATTGGTCGTCAATGGATTTGGCAAACGTGTAAGCCATCCCGAACAGGAAACCTTTCTCGAAGCGTTTGCGCAGCGTGAATTGCGCCGCGTGGTAGTAAGAATCGCCGCCGGCGTCAATGTAGGTGATGATGCCGAACTGCTGATTCGGGCGCAGCTTCAGCGCCAGTGTCGTTTGCTCGATGCGCCCGGCGGTACTGCCCACGCCGCCCTGCTGCAATTCGGTGATCGTCGTGCCGGAATTGACGAAGGCTTGCGTGAGCGGGCCTTTCGGGCTGTTCGCAATCGTCGTCGGATAGTTGACGATAGAAATCAACTGGCCGCCGCTGCAACCCGGTTTGGTGGTATCGAGCGTCGCCGTGCCATCGGGGGTGCAGTTCTTGGCAATGTTCGCCTGCATCGCCCGGAAGTCGTTCAGGATCGGCGCGCCGTCAATCTGGTTGATGTCATAAGCCCGTTGCAGGTGCGTGCCACGCCGGCCAATGTAGGCCGCTTGCCCCACGAAGCCTTTCGGCAATTCGTATTGCATGCTCAGATTCCACTGATGCACCGTCGGCATTTGATAATTCGGATCAAAGGCCGCGACGGGCGAGGCATTGCTCAGCAAGGTGGCCGGCGGCGTGAAGAAGGATGACGGTTTGGTCGTCGGCGCCGCCAGCGCCAGCGGGAAGCCCTCGCCAAGACGCTTATCCGACGGCACTGCCGCACAACCCGGCGTGGGCGCGATGCCGACCGTTGACACACAGGTCGTGACCAGTCCCGGCGGGCGGCCCATGACCGCCGTCACCTGGAATGACGAGACCGGATCGAAGGCGATGCCGTAACCGCTGCGAATCACGAACTTGTTGCTCTTGCCCGGACTCCAAGCAATGCCCAGGCGCGGGCCAAAGGCGAGGTCGTGATCGCCGTTATAAAAGCTCTTGCCCTTGCCATACGTTACCAATCCCTGTGAACCGTCAATTGGCTGCTGGGCGATGTAGACACGGCCAGCGGCTTCTTTCGGTGTGCTATTCAGCTCCATGCGCACGCCATAGTTGATGGTCAGATTCGGACGCAGCTTCCATTCATCCTGCCCATAAGCGTTGTACTGCTTGATGCGCGTGCCTACGTCAAAGAGCGAGACCTTGCCGTTGGCGACGAAGGGCAGGAAGGTATCGCTCTTGATGTCGCCGATGAAAACCTGGGTCAGCCGCGCCGGAATGCCCAGCACATCGTTGACCGTACCGCGCAGCCGGGTCAGGTCGGTCGCATTGATGCCCGTCGTCGCGCCCAATGTCGGCGGCAAGACCGTGGCGCTGAACGAAAGCGAGGGCGTCACGTTGATGCCGCCCGGCTGGCCGCGTTGATCGTTGTGCTGATAAAACCGAATGTTGAGGCCCGCGCCGATCTGATGCGCGCCATGCACGATGCCCACGTTATCCAGCAGTTGCGGCGTCGTCACGCCCCGCGCCGTGCGCGGCGTATTGATAAAGGGCGTGCTGGCGTTATTGAAATTTCCGCTATTGGCAAACGGCAGCGTATTCGGGAAATCCGGATTGGCTTCGCCTTGCGTGAAGAGGAAGAAGAAGCGCGAAAAGCCAATGATCAATTCATTGTTGATCGAGGGCGTCAGTTGCGAACGCCAGCCTAACGAGAGGTTTTTCGACGCGCGGTAAACTTCGCCGAGCGGCGCGAAACCGGGGAAGACCTGCGGGCGGCCATTGAGCGGGTCGCCCTTGCGGGTGTTCTGATCGGCATAGAGGAAGCGGCCAAAGATGGAATTTTTGGCGTTGAGCGTGTGGTCAATGCGCGCCG
This window encodes:
- a CDS encoding NAD(P)-dependent glycerol-3-phosphate dehydrogenase is translated as MKNVAIIGAGSWGTALALVAARAGQVVKLWAHSREVVEALHHHRENTVYLPGFVLPNKIEPVAELDAALHGAEIVVTVVPSHVCRAVYTQLAPHAQPHMIFANATKGLEIETQQRMEEVVSATLQPRFAPRYVMLSGPSFAHEVARDEPCAIVAAARESAAAAAVQAAFAAPRFRVYTNDDVIGVELGGALKNVMALATGAVNGLGLGYNSAAALVTRGLAEMTRLAVAMGGRSETLAGLAGLGDLVLTCFGQLSRNRRVGFELGRGRTLTEILSETRAVAEGVKTAQAAYLLAQRLNVEMPITTGVYQMLYEGKTPRELELELMERPLKAET
- a CDS encoding TonB-dependent receptor, encoding MKKNHLFANLFALLAVLALVSLNAWAQTSSSRISGTITDATGALVPGAKVTIKDEATGVTYNQTTTGAGLFTFPSLPVGKYTVSVEMKGFKTINKTGNVLEVGTPLVVDAVLEVGQASEIVNIEGGYERLQTSNATIGNVVSQKAIEALPLNGRNPLILITLEPGVTQRSFGGIGSGIHVNGSRDRAYNVTIDGIEANESTVPNPVSNLYRINPDNIQEYKVTTNNATAEEGRNSGASVSIATRGGSNDYHGTVWEFARNTALNANDFFANARGTQKPEVKLHQYGLEGGGPIIKNKTFFFGSWQGQKVKFTQPIDQTFGFPTIYTPSALAGKYRYFKADAANPFRINGVAITNNSPLLVDRRTGAYAAGVHDCVSATELNCVASYDMFANDPRKIGIDPTVAKLFSSYPKPNDYAVGDGLNTATYAWNPPTENQGPNWAARIDHTLNAKNSIFGRFLYADQNTRKGDPLNGRPQVFPGFAPLGEVYRASKNLSLGWRSQLTPSINNELIIGFSRFFFLFTQGEANPDFPNTLPFANSGNFNNASTPFINTPRTARGVTTPQLLDNVGIVHGAHQIGAGLNIRFYQHNDQRGQPGGINVTPSLSFSATVLPPTLGATTGINATDLTRLRGTVNDVLGIPARLTQVFIGDIKSDTFLPFVANGKVSLFDVGTRIKQYNAYGQDEWKLRPNLTINYGVRMELNSTPKEAAGRVYIAQQPIDGSQGLVTYGKGKSFYNGDHDLAFGPRLGIAWSPGKSNKFVIRSGYGIAFDPVSSFQVTAVMGRPPGLVTTCVSTVGIAPTPGCAAVPSDKRLGEGFPLALAAPTTKPSSFFTPPATLLSNASPVAAFDPNYQMPTVHQWNLSMQYELPKGFVGQAAYIGRRGTHLQRAYDINQIDGAPILNDFRAMQANIAKNCTPDGTATLDTTKPGCSGGQLISIVNYPTTIANSPKGPLTQAFVNSGTTITELQQGGVGSTAGRIEQTTLALKLRPNQQFGIITYIDAGGDSYYHAAQFTLRKRFEKGFLFGMAYTFAKSIDDQSFDPVGASSGGGLSTTSSRAPTTIRDWRNERARSDFDRTHVLTVNGVWEAPFGKGKWLDPHNGVANMIVGGWSLNGIYTKMSGEPFSVRSNVRTLDNSHDSRALVIKPVEAKLQDKAGVAGPVVFADASAFAIPAAGADGSGRNIFISPGYWNVDLGINKAFQLTERFKLDFRAELFNALNHTNFDNPRDASTGSPSILATTFGQTCCASVAPPTTQTIIQTGEAARVIQFALKLKF